The Prevotella melaninogenica region CGTAAAGCCCTAAAGCCAAAGGAGCGCACAGCTATTGAGCGTGTGAAGATGCCAGAGCTGGATGCCGACTATCGTGCGAAGACTCGTTTAGAGGAAGTAAATATCGGATTAACCCCAGAGATGGCTATGCAAGAGGCTAAACGTTGCCTTGACTGTCCGAAACCTTCTTGCGTAGAGGGCTGTCCTGTAAACATTCACATACCAGACTTCATTAAGAATATAGAGCGTGGCGACTTCCTCGAAGCAGCCAAGATACTCAAGGAAACATCTGCCCTACCAGCCGTATGTGGCCGTGTTTGTCCACAAGAGAAGCAATGTGAGAGCCGTTGTATCCACTTGAAGATGAACTCACCAGCCGTAGCTATCGGTTATCTTGAGCGTTTCGCAGCCGACTACGAGCGTGAAAGTGGACACATGGCATTGCCAGACGTTGCGCCATCCAATGGTATCAAGGTAGCTGTTATCGGTTCTGGCCCTGCAGGATTAAGCTTTGCTGGCGATATGGCTAAGCGTGGCTTCGAGGTTTATGTATTTGAGGCACTACACGAGATTGGCGGTGTATTGAAATATGGTATCCCTGAGTTCCGTCTACCAAACAAGATTGTTGATGTCGAAATAGATAATCTTCGTCGCATAGGCGTACACTTCCAGACCGATACTGTCGTCGGTAAGACCATCAGCATAGAAGACTTAAAAGAGAAAGGCTTCAAGGGTATCTTCGTTGGTTCAGGTGCCGGATTGCCTAACTTCATGGGTATTCCAGGTGAGAACGCTATCAATATCCTTTCAAGTAACGAGTATCTGACACGTGTAAACCTCATGGACGCAGCCAATCCAGAGACCGACACACCTATTATTATGGGTAAGAAAGTCTTGGTTATCGGTGGTGGTAACACTGCTATGGACTCTTGTCGTACTGCCAAACGATTAGGCGCAGACGTCACACTCGTCTATCGTCGTTCTGAAGCCGAGATGCCAGCACGTCTTGAAGAGGTGAAACATGCTAAAGAAGAGGGTATTAACTTCCTCACACTTCATAATCCACAGGAATATAAGGCAGATGAGAAGGGCCGTGTATGTGCTGCCGTCTTAGACGTGATGAAACTCGGAGAACCAGACGCAAGTGGTCGCTGTCGTCCTGAATTGACTGGTGAGACCGTCACAGTCGAGTGCGATCAGGTCATCGTTGCCGTAGGTGTATCACCTAACCCATTGGTACCTAAGTCTGTAAAAGGACTTGAGTTAGGTCGCAAAGACACGATTGTTGTCAACGAACAGATGCAGAGTTCACAGCCAGAAATCTTTGCTGGTGGTGACATTGTACGTGGTGGTGCAACCGTCATCCTTGCCATGGGAGACGGAAGAAGAGCCGCTGCAAACATGGCAGAACAATTATTAGCAGCCCACTAATCACCCTGCTTGTTGCTTGTATTGGTTAGTAGCACGTTTTTTTAATAACAGTTACTCCCTTTCCAACAACAATAAACATTGGTGCTAAGCCTTAGCACCAATGGTGTTGTACGTAAGCACCATTCGTGCGAAGCATCAACACATGTGCAAAGAGGCATAAATAGCTTACTTTCTGTACACATAATAAAGGGCAATATACTCACAAACAAAGTATATGAGAAGCGTGTGCAGGATAGTACGAAACCCTATAATCAAAACAGTCGGATTGAGTTCTTCAATCCGACTGTTTTAGTTTTTGAAATTAAGAGGTAAGCAATAATAGAACTACCCTATCATTCCTTGCTATAAATCGTTGGGTCCTTCACCCCTGCAGCTTCAAAGGCTTCCTTACGTTCAACGCATGTTCCACACTTACCACAGTGAATATCAGCACCTTTATAACAGCTCCAAGTCTTAGAATAGTCTATTCCCAACGCAGCACCACGCGCCACAATCTCAGCCTTAGTAATCTCCGTATAAGGAGCCTCCACACGCACCTTCACAAAGGTTCCAGCCTCCGTAGCACCATTCATCGCATGAATAAACTCTGGGCGACAGTCAGGATAAATCGTATGGTCGCCACCATGATTTGCAATATACACACGCTTCAACTCATGACTCTCGGCAATACCCGTTGCAATCGCAAGCATAATACCATTACGGAAAGGAACAACAGTCGACTTCATATTCTCCTCTTCATAATGCCCCTCTGGAATAGCATCAGCCCCATCAAGCAACGAACTCTTAAAATACTGGTGCATAAAAGACAGTGGAATCGTTATATGAGGAATCCCCAACTTCTCACAATGATACTGAGCATAAGGCAGTTCCTTAGCCCCATGGTTCTGACCATAGTCGAAAGAGATTGCTAAAGCGATCGTCTCCGCCTTATCATAAAGCAACGTGATAGAATCAAGTCCACCACTGACAATAATAACCGAATCTTTCATTACAATCTTATTTTTCTGCAAATTTACAAAAAAGATAGTGTTTGATTTCACCAATCCATCAAAAATTAGTATTTTTGCGGATAGGAATATTATAACGTTACAAATAATAAAGAACAAATGAAAATTAACGATTTTAACTTCGCTGGACATAAGGCTATCGTCCGCGTAGACTTCAATGTGCCTTTGGATGAGAATGGTCATGTAACTGACGAGACACGTATCCGTGGTGCTTTGCCAACACTTAAGAAGGTATTGGCTGACGGTGGTGCTCTTATCATGATGAGCCACATGGGTAAGCCTAAGGGCAAAGTGAAGCCAGAGCTTTCATTGAGCCAGATTGTTAAGAACGTAAGCAATACTCTCGGCGTTGAGGTTAAGTTCGCTAAGGACGCTGGTAACGCTGAAGCTGAGGCTGCTGCATTGAAACCAGGCGAGGCTCTCTTGCTTGAGAACCTTCGTTACTACCCAGAAGAGGAAGGCAAGCCAGTAGGTGTTGAGAAGGGAACTCCAGAGTTCGACGCTGCAAAGGCAGAGATGAAGGAACGTCAGAAGGACTTCGCTAAGAAGCTCGCTTCATACGCTGACGTATATGTAAACGATGCATTCGGTACAGCTCACCGCAAGCACGCATCTACAGCAGTTATCGCTGACTACTTCGATGCTGACCACAAGATGTTGGGTTACCTCATGGAGAAAGAGGTTACAGCTATCGACAACGTATTGAAGAACGCTCAGCATCCTTTCACCGCTATCATCGGTGGTTCAAAGGTTAGCTCTAAGCTCGGTGTTATAAAGAACCTCCTCGACAAGGTTGACAACCTCATCATCGGTGGCGGTATGGGTTATACCTTCATCAAGGCACAGGGCGGTAAGATTGGTAAGTCACTCCATGAGGACGATTTGATGCCAGAGGCATTGAACGTTATTGCTGCAGCTAAGGAGAAGGGTGTAAACCTTTCACTCTCTGTTGCTACTGTTTGTGGTAAGGATTTCTCTAACGACACGGAGCGTAAGGTATTCCCTATCGACCAGATTCCTGATGAGTGGGAAGGTATGGACGCATCTGATGAGAGCATCGAGGCATGGAAGAAGATTATCCTCGCTTCTAAGACTATCCTTTGGAACGGTCCTGTAGGCGTATTCGAATTGGAGAACTTTGCTAAGGGTACTGGTGAGATTGCTAAGGCTGTTGCACAGGCAACTCAGGAGAATGGTGCTTACTCACTCGTTGGTGGTGGTGACTCTGTTGCTGCTGTTAACAAGTTTGGTCTTGCTGACAAGGTTTCTTATGTATCTACTGGTGGTGGTGCTATGCTCGAGGCTATCGAGGGTAAGGTACTCCCAGGTGTAGCTGCTATCGAGAAGTAAGAGATTTATCTATCTCTCAAATATACAAAAGCCGTTGCTTCATCATGAAGTGACGGCTTTTTTTATATAGCGAACTAAACGAGGAAACGAACCATATACGAGAGTAGTATCTAATGGCTTACAGGAAACTAATTAACGATTTACAACTTAACAACAGGTTATAATCTTCATCAATCGACACTCTTTTGTAATAAAAACTTCATACCTACAATTTTAGTAGATGCTTAATCGGAGTTGAATTAACGCCTAATTGGCTTCTAAAAGATGCCCTTTTGAACCCTTACTAACGCCCTTTTGCACCCTTACTAAGCACCTTTTAAAACACACACTCACAACAACCTGATAACAAAACATTTACAAGAACGCTTAAAACGCATATTTTTTGAGGTTTTTCTTGCCTTATCTTCCATTGTTTTGTAAAGATAATTGATAACTAAACTTAAAACCTTAAACTTTGACGTTTAAACTGTCCCCCAAACGGTAACCATAATTATGAATTTTGAATTATGAATTAACAACTCGCAGTTTCATACAGCTTGAGCACTATTTCATCAGCAGGGAGAAAAAAGATGAGAGTAAGTAGAAGATTAAAACTAACTTTGCAATGAGGTTATTAAAACAGTATCAAAACATGACCATTAAAGTACATGACAACATGATATATTTAACTCAAACAAAGATGAAGAAAAACAAACAAAGGAAAAAGCAAATCATTCTTTCCACCACCGCTATCATTGCTATACTCGGAGCGATAATTGCATTGTGCAATATTATTGTTGATAAGAATGCAAAAGGAAGAACATTCAATGATATCAATGATGTTCCCACTATGCAGACAGCCTTACTGCTCGGTACTAACCCAAAGGCAAGGGGAGGGAAAAGACCGAGTTCCTTCTATATGGCACGTATCAAGGCGACTGTAGAACTTTACAAACATGGGAAGTTCAAACAACTTATTATCAGTGGAGACAAGCGCGAAGGATATGACGAACCACAAACAATGCGCCACGACCTTATAGTAAGAGGTGTGCCTGATAGTATCATCACAATGGACGGACAAGGCTATCGCACCCTACTCTCTATGAGAAATATTAAGCAACACTTTGGAGTAAATGATATGATTATCATCTCACAGAAGTGGCACAATGAACGTAGCATCTTTTTAGCAGACAAGATGAATATTAAAGCTGTGGGATATAATGCTGATGACGTACGACATCCAAGGGCGATATGGACACATATAAGGGAGTTGCTGGCAAGAGTTAAACTCTTTATTGACTTGTATATTACACATCGAAAAGACTTCTGTGAGTAGCCATTCTAAACCATTGAATGACTGACAGAAATAGATTTTCTATACAAAGCAACAAGAGTATAGCTTTTTATTACTAAATTTGCAGTACTATAACAATTTGTTGACAATAAGTAGTGAAACAGCTGTTAATCATACAAAACGGAAGCACAGAAATGATGCGACTGGCGTTTGACGAGATTCTTTATATCCGGTCAGACGGCAACTACTGTGTGATGACGCTTTCAAATGGTGAGGAGATACAGTTATGGATGAACCTCAAAGCCATTACAGAACTCATTGATCAACAGATGAGACAGCAAGAAATTGTATTCGTAAGGGTGGGTAAACAATACGTTCTCAACCTTCACTATATCAGTAGAATTGACACGAAGAAGGACCAGCTGAGCCTGTGGAGAAAAGAACTATCACAAAAGATAGTACTCGACTCTATCTCCCATAAAGCGCTGCAGCTCCTTGAAGAGGGTTTAAAACAAAAACAGAATGAGCTATAGTGACGACGATATTCAGTTCTTAGGAGGTACGGAGTTCAAGCCTTCTCAGCTAACAGACAAGCAGCAACTAACATCTCGAAGGTGGTGGGTAGGACTTATAGTGCTTGCTTTCATCGTCCTTTCTACAGCAACTTTCTACTTCTGGCAGAAAGCAAATAGCAGTACCCTCGCTTTTGATTACCCACTAAGTCGCACTTCAAATGAAATTATTCGCGACTTGGAAAAAATGCCGACAGATTCTCTACAAGGTGTGACAATGAAAATAGACTCACTCTATGGAGTAAGTATGAGACTATACGAACTGCATGGACTCACACCTACCCTATCTCGCACTGCCCCTTCTGACAGCGACTCTACCGTCTGCCTCGTCACACATGGTTGGGACTTCTATTGGGATGAAAACCATCAGTACAAATACATTGGCGACTTTATCTATCATGGTAAGGAGTATGCCAGCAACCATAACAAGGCTGGTTTTGTAGCTATTGTTGGCGACAAGTGGCAAATAGGTATCGGTCAAGATGATTCCATAAAGGAGTATGTCAAAGCCCACAATGGAAGTCTATTCCGCCAATTTGCCCTCGTATCGGCAGGACAAATATGCGAGGAGCAGTTTGCCTTAAAGGGAAAAGTGACACGCTGTGCATTAGCACGTAAGGCAGGCTCTACAATGATTTGGTATGTTGAGACAATCCATAAAGAATCCCTCTACGACTTTGCACAAGCCCTTGCCGACTATGGTTTTACCGATGCCATTTATCTGACAGGTGGAAACAACGGCAACACCTTCTATCGCACACCAACAGATAGTATTTGTGGAGTGGCTGATTGGAAGGGATATTCAGATAACCTGTTGATATTTAAGAAAACAAAATAGAAACAAGTTAATAGGAATATCAAATAAAAGAATAAAAGACTCATTTGTACGTAAATATATTGAAGAGAGTATGACAAACTTTAGTTCTTAAGACAAAATATATATTTTAGTTTGAATAAGATGTTTATATCTTGTTATTTTTGTATATTTGCACTATTTTTTAAAAGCATTTAATCAATGAATAAGGTTATACGTAACTATTCAGCGATAAGATGTATAAACTACTGTTGATTATCAACAAGTTACATTAATAGATACATACAAGTTCTGGTAAAGAATGTCATTTCGAGCCTTTTTGCCACAATGTTACGTTTATAAGTTCTTGATATTCAACGTTCATTATCGCTGAAGAGTTATTTTGTTTGTAATTAAAATATAAATAATATGGAAATTATCTCATTAAGAGGTCCCCAAAATAGTGGGAAAACAACAACACTAACGATTGTGCATGATAAGCTATTGGAACAAAGCTCTCAAAATTCTAACAGTTATTTTAAAGAAATATCCAATGGTGATTTTCTTGATGTCATAGAATACAACGGAAGAAAAGTTGGTATTGTTACACAGGGAGATTATTCAAGAGGAGAATGCTCTATAAAGAATCATCTCGAAGAATTAAAGGATTTGGGATGCGATGTGGCTATTTGTGCTTGTACAATTGGTTACGGCAAAGACAGTATTCAAGCTGCTATCAATGCTTATCCTATGCACGATTACATTGAAAAGAAATGGGTTGACGATGCCACACTATACAACACAGCCAATCATGAAGATGCGAATAAGATAATGGCACTACTTAACCTTCAAAAAGTTTTGTTTGTCTTATTGAATGAGTACACAGATTGGGAAGGTGCTTTTCTCTCTACAGCCCTTCATGT contains the following coding sequences:
- a CDS encoding bifunctional dihydroorotate dehydrogenase B NAD binding subunit/NADPH-dependent glutamate synthase; translated protein: MNKIIRKQQFSEKVFCLEVEAPLIARSCRPGNFIIVRVDNHSERVPYTIAKSDPVKGTLTMVIQEVGRSSTKLCQLNEGDEIVDIVGPLGTPSHIENYGTIICAGGGIGIAAILPILTALKKAGNRVISVLAGRTKELVIMVDDVKKYSDEVIIMTDDGSYGEKGVITVGVEKVIQREHVDKVLAIGPPIMMKFTSLLAKKYGIPNDVSLNTIMVDGTGMCGACRLTIGGKTRFVCIDGPEFDGDLVDWDEMFKRMGTFKELETSPNPSEGGECLTENKLGKEAQGKTGDKNNAENGAANCQEENTSSPTAHLSEEMEGADWRTTLRKALKPKERTAIERVKMPELDADYRAKTRLEEVNIGLTPEMAMQEAKRCLDCPKPSCVEGCPVNIHIPDFIKNIERGDFLEAAKILKETSALPAVCGRVCPQEKQCESRCIHLKMNSPAVAIGYLERFAADYERESGHMALPDVAPSNGIKVAVIGSGPAGLSFAGDMAKRGFEVYVFEALHEIGGVLKYGIPEFRLPNKIVDVEIDNLRRIGVHFQTDTVVGKTISIEDLKEKGFKGIFVGSGAGLPNFMGIPGENAINILSSNEYLTRVNLMDAANPETDTPIIMGKKVLVIGGGNTAMDSCRTAKRLGADVTLVYRRSEAEMPARLEEVKHAKEEGINFLTLHNPQEYKADEKGRVCAAVLDVMKLGEPDASGRCRPELTGETVTVECDQVIVAVGVSPNPLVPKSVKGLELGRKDTIVVNEQMQSSQPEIFAGGDIVRGGATVILAMGDGRRAAANMAEQLLAAH
- the queC gene encoding 7-cyano-7-deazaguanine synthase QueC, producing the protein MKDSVIIVSGGLDSITLLYDKAETIALAISFDYGQNHGAKELPYAQYHCEKLGIPHITIPLSFMHQYFKSSLLDGADAIPEGHYEEENMKSTVVPFRNGIMLAIATGIAESHELKRVYIANHGGDHTIYPDCRPEFIHAMNGATEAGTFVKVRVEAPYTEITKAEIVARGAALGIDYSKTWSCYKGADIHCGKCGTCVERKEAFEAAGVKDPTIYSKE
- a CDS encoding phosphoglycerate kinase; its protein translation is MKINDFNFAGHKAIVRVDFNVPLDENGHVTDETRIRGALPTLKKVLADGGALIMMSHMGKPKGKVKPELSLSQIVKNVSNTLGVEVKFAKDAGNAEAEAAALKPGEALLLENLRYYPEEEGKPVGVEKGTPEFDAAKAEMKERQKDFAKKLASYADVYVNDAFGTAHRKHASTAVIADYFDADHKMLGYLMEKEVTAIDNVLKNAQHPFTAIIGGSKVSSKLGVIKNLLDKVDNLIIGGGMGYTFIKAQGGKIGKSLHEDDLMPEALNVIAAAKEKGVNLSLSVATVCGKDFSNDTERKVFPIDQIPDEWEGMDASDESIEAWKKIILASKTILWNGPVGVFELENFAKGTGEIAKAVAQATQENGAYSLVGGGDSVAAVNKFGLADKVSYVSTGGGAMLEAIEGKVLPGVAAIEK
- a CDS encoding SanA/YdcF family protein, with translation MKKNKQRKKQIILSTTAIIAILGAIIALCNIIVDKNAKGRTFNDINDVPTMQTALLLGTNPKARGGKRPSSFYMARIKATVELYKHGKFKQLIISGDKREGYDEPQTMRHDLIVRGVPDSIITMDGQGYRTLLSMRNIKQHFGVNDMIIISQKWHNERSIFLADKMNIKAVGYNADDVRHPRAIWTHIRELLARVKLFIDLYITHRKDFCE
- a CDS encoding LytTR family DNA-binding domain-containing protein, with the protein product MKQLLIIQNGSTEMMRLAFDEILYIRSDGNYCVMTLSNGEEIQLWMNLKAITELIDQQMRQQEIVFVRVGKQYVLNLHYISRIDTKKDQLSLWRKELSQKIVLDSISHKALQLLEEGLKQKQNEL